One region of Streptomyces subrutilus genomic DNA includes:
- a CDS encoding IPT/TIG domain-containing protein, translating into MSPTTLLRPSRLRRRVAATAASLLISTGLVAVAAPSAHAVQPGRTTAYVTNNVGKAVSVVDTTTGATTASVPVAGYAQDVVVNRAGTTAYAATAFANTVAVIDTATSTVAATVPLAGFPTAVAVNNAGTAVYVADSGAHAVEIIDTATNTVSASVPVAGNHLSLALSPSGATAYVTTFSPNALVVIDTATAAVTATVPVAGTPYGAVVNPAGTAVYVGLGGGSTIAKIDTATNTLTASIAAANTTALSISPDGSTLYGSSPGNHGVYVVDTTTNTVTTFVGGLGNIQDVQVNSTGTTVYAVDPVNPSGTVPGNLYAIDTATNTGTTAATGLNSPSRLALHTVPAPEITAVTPNSGPIAGGTAVTITGTDLNGATAITFGTTPATGITCTATSCSATAPAHAAGTVDVQVTTPGGTSTLTPADQYTYVLPPAADIDVNVTAQPHLGILVPYLTYTLTAHNTGPDPVTSATVTATLPPGASATNLPAGCTSSTGTVTCTYGSISNTASASKSFRVPLHLLSLGPVKVTGTRTASAPTDSNPANDSASATCTVISIILATCP; encoded by the coding sequence ATGTCCCCGACCACCCTGTTACGCCCGTCGCGCCTGCGGCGCCGGGTTGCGGCCACCGCCGCCTCCCTGCTGATCTCGACCGGTCTGGTCGCGGTGGCCGCGCCGTCCGCGCACGCGGTCCAGCCCGGCCGCACCACCGCCTACGTCACAAACAACGTCGGCAAAGCCGTCTCGGTCGTCGACACCACCACCGGCGCGACCACCGCGTCGGTCCCGGTCGCCGGCTACGCCCAGGACGTGGTCGTCAACCGGGCGGGCACCACCGCGTACGCGGCGACCGCGTTCGCGAACACCGTCGCGGTCATCGACACCGCCACCAGCACCGTCGCCGCGACGGTCCCGCTGGCCGGGTTCCCCACCGCGGTCGCCGTGAACAACGCCGGCACCGCCGTCTACGTCGCCGACAGCGGCGCGCACGCCGTCGAGATCATCGACACCGCCACCAACACCGTCAGCGCGAGCGTGCCGGTGGCGGGCAATCACCTGAGCCTTGCTCTCTCCCCGTCCGGCGCCACCGCCTACGTCACCACGTTCAGTCCGAACGCCCTGGTCGTGATCGACACCGCGACCGCCGCGGTGACCGCCACCGTTCCGGTCGCCGGCACGCCGTACGGTGCCGTCGTCAACCCGGCGGGCACCGCCGTCTACGTCGGCCTCGGCGGCGGCAGCACCATCGCCAAGATCGACACCGCCACCAACACGCTCACCGCAAGCATCGCCGCCGCCAACACGACGGCTCTGTCGATCAGCCCCGACGGCAGCACCCTGTACGGCAGCAGCCCCGGCAACCACGGCGTCTACGTCGTCGACACCACCACCAATACGGTCACCACGTTCGTCGGCGGCCTCGGCAACATCCAGGACGTCCAGGTCAACTCCACCGGCACCACCGTCTACGCCGTCGACCCGGTCAACCCCAGCGGGACGGTGCCCGGCAACCTCTACGCCATCGACACCGCCACCAACACGGGGACCACCGCAGCCACCGGCCTGAACAGCCCCAGCCGCCTTGCCCTGCACACCGTCCCCGCACCCGAGATCACCGCCGTCACACCGAACAGCGGCCCCATCGCCGGCGGCACCGCAGTAACGATCACCGGCACCGACCTGAACGGCGCCACCGCGATCACCTTCGGCACCACCCCCGCCACCGGCATCACGTGCACCGCGACATCCTGCTCGGCGACCGCCCCCGCCCACGCCGCGGGCACCGTCGACGTCCAGGTCACCACCCCCGGCGGCACCAGCACCCTCACCCCCGCCGACCAGTACACCTATGTACTCCCGCCGGCAGCCGACATCGACGTGAACGTCACCGCGCAGCCGCACCTGGGCATCCTGGTCCCCTACCTGACCTACACGCTCACCGCCCACAACACCGGCCCCGACCCGGTCACCTCCGCCACGGTGACCGCAACCCTGCCGCCGGGCGCCTCCGCGACGAACCTGCCCGCCGGATGCACCTCCAGCACCGGGACCGTGACCTGCACCTACGGGTCCATCTCCAACACGGCGAGCGCGAGCAAGTCCTTCCGCGTCCCGCTGCACCTGCTGTCGCTGGGCCCGGTAAAGGTCACCGGAACCCGCACCGCCTCCGCACCCACCGATTCCAACCCGGCCAACGACAGCGCGAGCGCGACCTGCACCGTCATCTCCATCATCCTGGCCACCTGCCCGTAG
- a CDS encoding RICIN domain-containing protein, producing MKKIHSLALSVGLVAALTGTAQATGQPGRAPLPTNQITNVISGYVIDSAGKTGSNRVPVYIYKDAANPSDNLRWRYDPATQHIVNIATGYVLDSGGDTSRAVVQVYAYKDATGPSNNLKWRWDADRQHIVNVATGYALDAGPIRSTSPSSQSLFAYWDNTSTSDTLRWKTDIFN from the coding sequence GTGAAGAAGATCCATTCCCTCGCCCTCTCCGTCGGCCTGGTCGCCGCGCTGACCGGAACCGCGCAGGCCACCGGGCAGCCCGGCCGTGCGCCGCTGCCGACCAACCAGATCACGAACGTGATCAGCGGCTACGTCATCGACAGCGCCGGGAAGACCGGCAGCAACCGGGTGCCGGTCTACATCTACAAGGACGCCGCCAACCCTTCCGACAACCTGAGGTGGAGGTACGACCCGGCCACCCAGCACATCGTCAACATCGCAACCGGCTACGTCCTCGACAGCGGCGGCGACACCAGCCGGGCCGTGGTGCAGGTCTACGCCTACAAGGACGCCACCGGCCCGTCGAACAACCTGAAGTGGAGGTGGGACGCCGACAGGCAGCACATCGTCAACGTCGCCACCGGCTACGCCCTCGACGCCGGACCCATCCGCTCGACCAGCCCCAGCTCACAGTCCCTCTTCGCCTACTGGGACAACACCAGCACCTCGGACACCCTCAGGTGGAAGACCGACATCTTCAACTGA
- a CDS encoding DUF3052 domain-containing protein codes for MSETQDERINLVAQLGFRPCQVVQEFGFNDDVDHELRETIQKVTDQDLVNEDYADTVDAVLLWFRDNDGNLTTALLNIIVKRQDGGVIWVLTPKAERDGYVAPSDISKAAKLARLSETKSVSIAKDWTGTRLVAPRR; via the coding sequence ATGAGTGAAACGCAGGACGAGCGCATCAATCTGGTAGCCCAGCTGGGCTTCCGGCCCTGCCAGGTCGTTCAAGAGTTCGGCTTCAATGACGACGTCGACCATGAACTCCGCGAGACCATCCAAAAGGTGACGGATCAGGACCTCGTCAACGAGGACTACGCCGACACCGTCGATGCCGTACTGCTGTGGTTCCGTGACAACGACGGCAATCTCACCACCGCCCTGCTGAACATCATCGTGAAACGCCAAGACGGCGGCGTCATCTGGGTCCTCACCCCGAAGGCCGAACGCGACGGGTACGTCGCGCCCAGCGACATCTCCAAAGCGGCGAAGCTTGCCCGCCTTTCTGAGACCAAGAGCGTCAGCATCGCCAAGGACTGGACCGGCACCCGACTCGTCGCACCAAGGCGGTAA
- a CDS encoding YncE family protein, which translates to MHFQRSAVRRTIAVAITLGLALLAPAPVTAAPHPPKPHQQVYAYVTSLDGHVYPIDTRTNKVQGLGTTAVGGGPEQVAVTPDGSSLYVTNAFKYVSAVNIAKKSVTDIPFDKDELSPDLLYGEAIAPDGKHVYVAVQNPFDGDKVSVIDTATNQVSATIKTSRPNQVAINPGGKHLYVADSKGSLSVINTADNQVIATIRLNEAANSMAVTPDGKRLYVTGNSGTISVVNLVKQKIVRTIPDAGTGGLTISPNGKRAYVVGVDNKIRQGKVSVINLTTDKVTKTIPIGDIPPDTGAGRYFRPAEVALTPDGKSAYVVGSYGHGTPQGTVFAINIATNAVTPITVGAGDTMGVAVGRL; encoded by the coding sequence GTGCACTTTCAGCGATCCGCTGTACGGCGAACCATCGCGGTAGCCATCACGTTAGGGCTGGCGCTCCTGGCACCCGCGCCTGTCACGGCCGCCCCGCACCCGCCGAAGCCGCACCAGCAGGTCTACGCCTACGTCACCAGCCTCGACGGCCACGTGTACCCGATCGACACGAGGACCAACAAGGTCCAGGGGCTCGGGACCACCGCCGTCGGCGGCGGCCCCGAGCAGGTCGCGGTCACCCCCGACGGCTCCAGTCTCTACGTGACCAACGCCTTCAAGTACGTGTCGGCGGTCAATATCGCCAAGAAGAGCGTCACGGACATCCCCTTCGACAAGGACGAACTCTCTCCCGACCTCCTCTACGGGGAAGCGATCGCCCCGGACGGCAAGCACGTCTACGTGGCCGTCCAGAACCCCTTCGACGGGGACAAGGTGTCGGTGATCGACACCGCCACCAACCAGGTCTCCGCCACCATCAAGACCAGCAGGCCCAACCAGGTGGCGATCAATCCCGGCGGCAAGCACCTCTACGTAGCCGACAGCAAGGGCAGCCTGTCCGTGATCAACACCGCCGACAACCAGGTCATCGCCACCATCCGCCTCAACGAAGCGGCCAACAGCATGGCGGTCACCCCTGACGGCAAGCGCCTCTACGTGACCGGGAACAGCGGCACCATCTCGGTGGTCAACCTCGTGAAGCAGAAGATCGTCCGCACCATCCCCGATGCCGGCACGGGCGGGCTGACGATCAGCCCCAACGGCAAGCGGGCCTACGTGGTCGGCGTCGACAACAAGATCAGGCAGGGCAAGGTGTCGGTGATCAACCTGACCACCGACAAGGTCACCAAGACCATCCCCATCGGCGACATCCCGCCGGACACCGGGGCAGGCAGGTACTTCCGTCCCGCGGAGGTGGCCCTCACCCCCGACGGCAAGAGCGCCTACGTGGTCGGCTCCTACGGCCACGGGACACCCCAGGGAACCGTGTTCGCGATCAACATCGCGACCAACGCCGTGACCCCCATCACCGTCGGCGCCGGCGACACCATGGGGGTAGCCGTCGGTCGACTGTGA
- a CDS encoding helix-turn-helix domain-containing protein has translation MSNDNTAVRALLRDKVLDGLRRAERTLFTRPAPKSARAQMKFLRTREATSKSLAERLGVSRKTVDRYLSGATKKPQKRL, from the coding sequence ATGAGCAACGACAACACCGCAGTGCGGGCCCTGCTGCGCGACAAGGTCCTTGACGGCCTGCGACGCGCGGAGCGCACCCTGTTCACCCGTCCCGCGCCGAAATCCGCGCGGGCCCAGATGAAATTCCTTCGCACGCGCGAGGCCACCTCAAAGTCCCTGGCGGAGCGCCTGGGGGTCTCCCGTAAGACGGTGGACCGCTACCTCTCCGGAGCCACGAAGAAGCCGCAGAAGCGTCTCTAG
- a CDS encoding STAS domain-containing protein, with protein sequence MITTNVQRHGTVLVNVTGALDQDAGAALQRALDDVTADERDLTVDLHGAMSMDAAGLLHLLALHRRAESLGLRVTVIGWQPQPQQLMADVAGICGRGSATGERYAVAGFRRMLEQRAQPSRDLVDFTAGWLPSGWLPRA encoded by the coding sequence TTGATCACCACGAACGTCCAGCGCCACGGCACGGTCCTGGTCAACGTCACCGGGGCACTCGACCAGGACGCGGGCGCAGCGCTCCAGCGGGCGCTGGACGACGTCACCGCCGACGAGCGGGACCTCACGGTCGACCTGCACGGCGCGATGTCCATGGACGCCGCCGGCCTGCTTCACCTCCTGGCCCTGCACCGGCGGGCGGAGAGCCTGGGCCTGCGCGTCACGGTCATCGGCTGGCAGCCCCAGCCCCAGCAGCTCATGGCCGACGTCGCCGGCATCTGCGGGCGCGGCTCGGCCACCGGCGAGCGGTACGCCGTCGCGGGCTTCCGCCGGATGCTCGAACAGCGCGCTCAGCCCTCCCGGGACCTGGTGGACTTCACTGCCGGGTGGCTGCCTTCCGGATGGCTGCCTCGCGCGTAG
- a CDS encoding ubiquitin-conjugating enzyme E2 — MTSAESRLQKEIQTLHGSGATEVKVFPCIDGDTLRWRAELLPPEESMFHGRHFMVEITVPDTYPYVPPRMQFSTPLYHPNVTTDGAIVMSRLGKDWSPALSIEKILMDVLTLLDAPEMNDPVRADAADLYAKSREDYCRTAREATEPYAV, encoded by the coding sequence GTGACCAGTGCTGAGAGCAGGCTGCAGAAGGAAATCCAGACGCTGCATGGCTCGGGGGCCACGGAGGTGAAGGTGTTCCCATGCATTGATGGGGATACGCTCCGGTGGAGGGCGGAACTGCTGCCGCCAGAAGAGTCTATGTTCCACGGCCGACATTTCATGGTGGAGATCACCGTGCCTGACACCTACCCGTACGTCCCGCCGCGGATGCAATTCAGTACACCGCTCTACCACCCGAACGTCACCACTGACGGTGCGATCGTCATGAGCCGCTTGGGGAAGGACTGGAGCCCGGCACTCAGCATCGAGAAGATCTTGATGGATGTGCTGACGTTGCTGGACGCCCCCGAGATGAACGACCCAGTGCGGGCCGACGCAGCTGATCTGTACGCGAAGTCCCGAGAGGATTACTGCCGAACAGCCCGCGAAGCCACAGAGCCCTACGCAGTCTGA
- a CDS encoding STAS domain-containing protein, whose translation MEQQVRVLPDEDGVRVIVCTGDFDQDTLGPLDQACTAAVDAPGVRRIVLDVTQVGFADSSMLNQIIRILRTGRLVMAGPVPPQLGWLLDLTQVRAVLPTADGVEAARAL comes from the coding sequence GTGGAGCAGCAGGTCCGGGTCCTACCCGATGAGGACGGTGTCCGCGTCATCGTCTGCACGGGCGACTTCGACCAGGACACCCTGGGCCCCCTCGACCAGGCCTGCACAGCCGCCGTGGACGCTCCCGGCGTCCGGCGCATCGTCCTGGACGTCACCCAGGTCGGCTTTGCCGACTCCTCCATGCTCAACCAGATCATCCGCATCCTGCGCACCGGCCGCCTGGTCATGGCCGGCCCCGTTCCCCCGCAACTGGGATGGCTCCTGGACCTCACCCAGGTTCGCGCAGTGCTCCCCACCGCCGACGGCGTCGAGGCAGCGCGCGCCCTGTAG
- the cspE gene encoding transcription antiterminator/RNA stability regulator CspE, whose translation MAQGTVKWFNGEKGFGFISPDDGGADVFVHFSAIQGDGFRNLEENQRVEFEVSQGQRGPQADQVRAL comes from the coding sequence ATGGCTCAGGGCACTGTGAAGTGGTTCAACGGGGAGAAGGGGTTCGGGTTCATTTCCCCGGATGATGGCGGAGCGGACGTCTTCGTGCACTTCAGCGCGATCCAGGGTGATGGGTTCAGGAACCTGGAGGAGAACCAGCGGGTCGAGTTCGAGGTGAGCCAGGGGCAGCGCGGTCCGCAGGCCGACCAGGTGCGGGCCCTCTGA
- a CDS encoding ML domain-containing protein — protein MSGFSYRDQGLPTDPLQIQHISITPDPPKQGAVLKAVITATVQEEMTDGAYIDVTVKLGLIKLFSKTYNLFEKLKGDTSEGWSLTATPGVAGEPIKPGDIELTLTRDLKDVPHAKFTVQARAFTAADDDLAAIDFTVDLMAPPAG, from the coding sequence ATGAGTGGATTCAGCTACAGAGACCAGGGCCTTCCGACGGACCCGCTGCAAATCCAGCACATCAGCATCACGCCGGACCCGCCGAAGCAAGGCGCCGTCCTGAAGGCCGTCATCACGGCGACCGTCCAGGAGGAGATGACAGACGGCGCGTACATCGACGTCACCGTCAAGCTGGGCCTGATCAAGTTGTTCTCGAAGACGTACAACCTGTTCGAGAAGCTGAAGGGCGACACCTCCGAGGGATGGAGCCTGACCGCCACCCCCGGGGTCGCGGGCGAGCCCATCAAGCCCGGCGACATCGAGCTGACCCTCACCAGGGACCTCAAGGACGTCCCGCATGCCAAGTTCACCGTGCAGGCGCGCGCTTTTACCGCCGCTGACGATGACCTGGCCGCCATCGACTTCACGGTTGACCTCATGGCGCCGCCCGCAGGCTGA
- a CDS encoding DEAD/DEAH box helicase family protein, which translates to MSGIQLKEHQVDQKSAFRKWVGFPARSSVPPQGARGTIVSATGSGKTITAASCALESFAGGRILVTVPTLDLLAQTAQAWRLVGHRAPMVAVCSLENDPVLGELGVRTTTNPIQLALWAGHGPIVVFATYASLVDRENIDAPVDQRKTRGPLEAALAGGERLYGQQMAPFDLAIVDEAHGTAGDLGRPWAAIHDNARIPADFRLYLTATPRILAAARPQRGADGQDAEIASMADDPDGTYGAWLAELGLSEAIERDPRRVRDRRPGDPRPLPRPGESEERGGAGAWPAADRAPGARAAYNLRTVMTFHQKVEEAPRSRRSCRRRCELYVTTPPTPTWRRDSCQVVDRGEFYELEAAATSPGPRLVGLAVRRPPRGRTPRGPAPVRQRHRREQPPVHRRSSPAFASSVRGRHHGERGVEAVCFATPVAPGRDRPEHRPALRLNKDGSTKVARIIVPVFLEPNEDPPTWSPASFRPL; encoded by the coding sequence ATGTCTGGGATTCAGCTCAAGGAACACCAGGTCGACCAGAAATCAGCATTTCGGAAGTGGGTGGGATTCCCTGCAAGGTCATCTGTGCCCCCGCAGGGAGCCCGAGGCACGATCGTGTCCGCGACCGGCTCGGGCAAGACGATCACGGCCGCCTCGTGCGCGCTGGAGAGCTTCGCGGGCGGCCGAATCCTCGTCACCGTGCCGACCCTGGACCTGCTCGCGCAGACCGCCCAGGCGTGGCGCCTGGTAGGCCACCGGGCCCCGATGGTCGCGGTCTGCTCGCTGGAGAACGACCCCGTGCTGGGCGAGCTGGGCGTGCGCACCACCACCAATCCGATCCAGCTCGCCCTGTGGGCCGGGCACGGACCGATCGTCGTGTTCGCCACGTACGCCTCCCTGGTGGACCGCGAGAACATCGACGCCCCGGTGGACCAGCGGAAGACGCGTGGGCCGCTGGAGGCCGCTCTGGCGGGCGGGGAGCGCCTGTACGGGCAGCAGATGGCCCCGTTCGACCTCGCGATCGTGGATGAGGCCCACGGAACCGCCGGTGATCTTGGGCGGCCGTGGGCGGCGATCCACGACAACGCCCGTATCCCGGCGGACTTCCGGCTCTACCTGACCGCGACCCCGCGCATCCTCGCCGCGGCCCGACCGCAGCGGGGTGCGGACGGCCAAGATGCGGAGATCGCGTCCATGGCAGACGACCCGGACGGCACGTACGGCGCGTGGCTCGCGGAGCTGGGTCTGAGCGAGGCGATCGAGCGGGATCCTCGCCGGGTTCGAGATCGACGTCCTGGAGATCCGCGACCCCTCCCCCGTCCTGGGGAGTCGGAGGAGCGCGGCGGGGCCGGCGCCTGGCCTGCTGCAGACCGCGCTCCTGGAGCACGCGCGGCGTACAACCTGCGTACGGTCATGACGTTCCACCAGAAGGTGGAGGAGGCGCCGCGTTCGCGGAGAAGCTGCCGGAGACGCTGCGAGCTGTACGTCACGACGCCTCCGACGCCGACCTGGCGCCGCGACAGCTGCCAAGTCGTCGATCGAGGCGAGTTCTACGAGCTGGAGGCGGCCGCCACGTCCCCCGGACCGCGTCTGGTCGGCCTGGCTGTGCGGCGACCACCTCGTGGCCGAACGCCGCGAGGTCCTGCGCCAGTTCGCCAACGGCATCGACGCGAACAGCCGCCGGTGCACCGGCGTTCCTCGCCAGCGTTCGCGTCCTCGGTGAGGGGTCGACATCACGGCGAGCGGGGAGTCGAGGCGGTGTGCTTCGCGACACCCGTGGCTCCAGGTCGAGATCGTCCAGAACATCGGCCGGCGCTGAGGCTCAACAAGGACGGCTCCACGAAGGTGGCGCGGATCATCGTGCCAGTGTTCCTGGAGCCCAACGAGGACCCACCGACATGGTCGCCTGCCAGCTTCCGCCCCTTGTAG
- a CDS encoding helicase associated domain-containing protein, translating into MAPAAEAAGYLGAAAARAARRLTALGVQPDQAPAPAPAASRGAKGPSKAQQAFQRGLTALAQWVEREGTDRPVPRAHGEEIAVEGEAEPVIVKLGVWVSNTKSRRDKLTTDQLAALTKLGVDWA; encoded by the coding sequence GTGGCTCCAGCAGCAGAAGCAGCCGGCTACCTGGGTGCGGCTGCTGCCCGAGCAGCAAGACGGCTGACCGCGCTGGGCGTGCAGCCCGACCAGGCGCCCGCTCCCGCCCCTGCGGCCAGTCGCGGGGCGAAGGGGCCGAGCAAGGCGCAGCAGGCGTTCCAGCGGGGCCTGACGGCGCTCGCGCAGTGGGTGGAGCGGGAAGGCACGGACCGGCCGGTGCCCCGCGCGCACGGCGAGGAGATCGCGGTCGAGGGCGAGGCGGAGCCGGTGATCGTGAAGCTCGGCGTGTGGGTCTCGAACACCAAGAGCCGACGCGACAAGCTCACCACCGACCAGCTCGCCGCCCTCACAAAGCTGGGCGTCGACTGGGCCTGA